In Helicobacter mastomyrinus, the sequence TTTGATGATTATAGCGAAGATAGCAATGCTATTGAGCCGCCATTACATACACAAGGAGGCGATGTAGCGATGCGATATAATCACAGAGATACAGAAGATGATTATTATGTCCAAGCCGGAGATTTGTATCGCTTAATGAATGATGCACAAAAAGAGGCGTTGTGTCAAAATATCAAAGAGGCAATGGAAGGTGTGCCAGCGGATATTAAAAAGCGTCAAATTGAGCATTTTAAAAAGGCTGATCCTGCTTATGGCAAACGTGTAGAGGAGCTAGTGCTGTAAGGATTTATATTAAAGTATTTGCGCTCGTAGGGAAGTGGATTCCCAATACTCCACGTATGATGGGATAACGTCGGCTTCTCTGTCTTTAATCCCTCTCTTGCAGGGTATTGTAAATATTTCATAAACCCGCAGTAAATGTGGATTCAGGAAATAGGCTATTTCACTTTTACATATAAAAATATCACACAGATATTTTTATATTTCCTGTGCCGTAAGATTTTTAAACCTTAGAAACTCACTCTGCAAGTGTGAAGTGAGAAAGGTAGTCTAGCAAACACTTCGTGCGTATGACAATCAAAGCAAGTATATTTACTAAGTGTGTGCTTTTCTAAAAAACTTTGTTTTACAGGAAATTTCTTTTGTCCTCGTAGTTTTGCTGTTACTAGATTTGCCTTAGGAGGGCTGCAGATGCAAAGTAAGATCTTTTCTAAAGAAGCATTGCTTTGCAAGTGTAGATAAACATTTTGAAACTCTGCAAGGGCAAAATAAGGCTTTAGCTCTATTCTTTAATTTTGCAATGATAAATGATGTGATTCTGCACCCTGTGTATACGTGGATATGCTGGATTTATGTCTTAAGTATTATAGATAAGATTTTTAATCAATTTATAAAATATATTTGGAATGCCTTATAAAATAGCATAAAGTAAAATATCAAAAATGCATACAAAAGATAGATTCTAAGCAGCAATGAGAAAAGGAGCAATATGACACTTACGCCACAAGAAGAGCAAAAACTCGAGGAATTTTGCGCTAAGGCATTTGACTTCGCACGAGAAAATGATAAAGAATCTTTAGAAATAATGCTAAATGCGGGATTAAATATTAATCTAGCTAATCACAAAGGCAATACGTTGCTAATGTTAGCCGCATATCATAATAATATAGAAGTGGTAAAAATGCTGCTAGAGCGAGGTGCGAAGGTCGATAAGAAGAATGATAAAAATCAAACACCCCTTGCTGGTGTGTGCTTCAAAGGCTATACAGATATGGCAAAATTACTACTTGAATATGGTGCGGACCCTGATATTGATAATGGAATGGGGCTTACACCGATGAATTGCGCCTGTATGTTTAGACACAAAGACATTATCCCTCTACTTCTAAAAAAGTCTAAAAAGAAACTCACATTAATGCAAAAAATCAGTATGTTTTTGATGTGTGTGAAGGACATAAGAAGAGATACTTTCTAAGTTTCTTAAAATCTTGTAATGTTATAAGGATATCAAAATATGAGCTTCTTATGCTTTTAAATTCATCATTCAAAGGGCATTTTCTTGCGATTTTTACGATTGGAGTGTGGGGCATTACCTTTAGCTCGACAAAGATATTATTAGCAGATTTCGCTCCTAGCGAGATTTTATTTATCCGCTTTTTGATTGCTTTTGTGTTTTTAAGTGCGCTATGTAGGCATAGTATCGGCTTTTGTGGGCTAAAATATGAAGTGATTTTTATATTTGCTGGGCTTTTTGGTGGGTGTTTGTATTTTCTAGCTGAAAATATTGCTCTGCAATACACAAGTGCGTCTAATGCCTCGTTACTTGTAGCAATCAATCCTTTTTTTACGGGACTATTATTTGCAATTTTTTATCATAAAAAAATGAGCAGATTTTTTATTTTTGGCTTTATTTTTGCGTGTGTTGGGATTATTTTAGTCATTTTTCAGGGAAATTTTCATATAGAAATCTACCCTGTGGGAGATTTTTTGTGTATTTTGGCTGGGCTTACATGGTCGATTTATACATTGTTTTTAGAGATGATTTTTAAACATTTTAAGGCTTATTCTCATATTGTAATTCTAAAGAAAATCTTTTTTTATGGGCTGATTTGGACTTTACCCGTTATGTGTTATGAAAATGGCATTATAAATGGTGATTTTGAAGCCATTTTGCATTTCTCGCGCTATATGGATATAACAAATGCACTCAACCTATTGTTTTTGGGTGTTGTGGCTTCTGGGTTATGCTATTTGACTTGGAATATGAGTCTTAAATTTTTAGGTTCTCTTAAAGCGAGTGTATATATCTATGCTGTGCCTGTAGTGGGTGTGAGTGCTGCTTGTATTCTTTTAGGAGAAAGTATCAGTTTGTATATTATTATCGGTGGGATATTAACGCTTTTTGGGATATTTTTAAGTCAAAAATGATTTTTAGATTTTAAGCAAAGTGGGCTAACCTCTTTATTTAAGAAAACAAAATACACTTATAAAAAGTTAAAGCAAGGATAAATAATGAAAAAACTGCTGGTTTTTCTAGGATTTTTTGCGCTCATTGCGGTTGTTGCGTATGCTGTGGTCGGCAATAAAAGCAAAGTGAACAATAAAGGCGAAATGCCTGATAATACTGATATATTGGAGAAAGTGATGGACGGACATAAGGAAATTTATCTTGCAGGTGGCTGCTTTTGGGGTGTGGAGAAATATTTTGATTCTATCAAGGGCGTGGTGGCAACTGATGTGGGCTATGCTAATGGCAGGATAGCGAATCCAAGCTATGAAGATGTGGTGTATAAAAATACCAATCACGCGGAAGCAGTGCATATCGTGTATGACCCTACGATAGTAAGCCTCTCTTTTTTGCTTGATATGTATTATAAGGTGATTGATCCTACTTCTGTGAATAAGCAGGGTAATGATAAAGGCACACAATACCGCACAGGCATTTATTTTGTGGATTCTGATGATGAGGCAATCGCAAAAAAATCACTTGAAAATTTGGCACAAAAATATCAAGGGCAGAAAATCGCCATCGAATTGCTACCACTTAAAAACTACTACAAGGCTGAAGAATATCACCAAAAATACCTCGATAAGAATCCAAATGGCTATTGTCATATAGGCGAAGATAAGTTTGAATACGCAAAAAATGCTAGAGATACGAGTTTGACAGGATTTGCACAAAATTCGCAAAGCACACCTTTGTCCTCAAAGTCATCAATATGGCAGCAAAGCCTTGAAGCACAAAAGACATATACTGCCCCAAGCGATGCAGTTTTGAAACAGAATCTTAGTGAATTGCAATATTGTGTAACGCAACAAAATGCCACAGAACCTGCCTTTAGAAACGAATATTGGAATAATCACAAAAAGGGCATTTATGTCGATATAACCACAGGTGAGCCGCTCTTTTCTTCAAAAGATAAGTTTGATTCTGGCTCGGGTTGGCCTAGCTTTACTAAGCCCATTTCAGGCACGAACTTGAAAGAATTAGCTGATAATAGCTATGGTATGAGTCGCATAGAAGTGCGAAGTGAGGGAGGAAATGCACATTTAGGACATCTCTTTGATGATGGTCCAAGAGAAGCTGGAGGGTTGCGCTATTGCATTAATAGCGCATCTTTGAAGTTTATCCCAAAAGAAGATATGGAAAAGCAGGGCTACGGGCATTTGCTGCATTTGGTGGATTAAATACTTTAATTGGCTACCTCACAAGTGTATGCAGAAATAGAATGAACCGTGATAAATGACACACCATAACTATAATAGAATCTGGATATTGTATTCCACTTAGTGGCTAAGAAGATATAATTCTTCATCAAATGATTTTAAGCACCTATCTTAGACTTTTCTCCCATTCATACGCACTTTTGACAATCAACCTTAAATTATTAAATTGTGGTTTCCATTGTGTGAGGGAGAGAATCTTTTCATTTTTCGCACTTAGAGCGATAGCGTCGCCCTCTCTACGAGCAGATTCTATAACTTTGAAATCAACGCTACTTACTTCTTTGACAATATCAATCACTTCTCTTACGCTATATCCTTGAGAATAGCCTACATTAAATATATTTGATTGTTTGGTGCGTTGCAGATAGTGCAATGCCTCAAGGTGTGCGGTGGCTAAATCATCAATGTGGATATAATCCCGCACACAAGTGCCATCTTTAGTAGGATAATCCACGCCAAAAATGCCCATACTCTCCCTTTTGCCACAGGCACATTCACAGGCGACCTTGATAAGATGTGTAGCATTTTTACTTCTTTGTCCCAAACCTTGATGATTTTTAAGCCCTTCAGGGGTGTTATCCATACTCGCTCCAGCGACATTAAAATAGCGCAGAGCAACATATTCAAAGTGTTTATAAGCTAATGCACTATCTTGTAGCACTCGCTCGCTCATCATTTTTGACGCCCCATAGGGATTAATAGGCAAAAGCGGGGCATTCTCATCAATAGGTATAAGCTCTAGGGGAGGCTCACCATACACAGCGGCTGTGGAGCTGAAAATAAACTTTGATATGCCATATTCTACGCATAGGGCGATAAGGTTTGTTGTGTTTAGGGTATTATTTGTGTAGTATTCAATGGGTTTGAATACAGATTCTCCCACGATGAGTGAGGCTGCGAAATGTATCACGGCTTCAAATGTGTAAGTTTCAAACAAAGAGCACATTTGCTTTGTGTCATTAATATTGCTTTTAATAAAGGTAATTCTCTGTGGGAAGCACGATTGTAGGTAGTTGATATTCTCTTTGAATCCTGTGCTTAAATCATCGATAATCACTAAATGATAATCTGTATTTTTTAAAAAGCAATAAGCTGTATGTGAGCCGATATAGCCACTCGCACCGGTAAATAAAAGATATGCCATATTTGTCCTTTTTATTAGAATCTACACCCTTAAATAAACTAAAAACTCAACTTCAATAGCTTAAGCAAGTTTTAATTTATCACTTTTAGCGCTTGTGATGAGTAATCCCGCAGAACTAAGGCTAGGGATAATGATTTATACAAGCAAGATTTTGCAAATATGGATAAACACCGCGTGTATATATGGAAACTTTGTGCGAAACCTGTGCTAATAAGACCTTATATAGGGATATATCACAATATTATAAGGAATGTATGATAGAGAATCCTTAAGAGAAAGATTCTATAAAAGTTTGATTAAGAAAAGAAGAGATAGTTGTAAGAATTAAAGAGAATATGGTAGGTATTGGTTTAGTTTTGATGTTTTGTAGCAGATTTATTTCTAGCATTAGCCCCCCCCCCATTTGTTTGTTGCTTCTTGTAATTGACACGAGATTTTAAACCCTAGAAAATTATCACTTTACATATTCTTTACTTTCTACTTTATAGAACTTTACATCGTTTTTTTACACTTCAATCTGTCAAATATGACACTACTCTATTTAAGGAGATTTATTGTGAAAAATTTAATATGGCATAGCCGATTTTGGTC encodes:
- a CDS encoding DMT family transporter; translated protein: MLLNSSFKGHFLAIFTIGVWGITFSSTKILLADFAPSEILFIRFLIAFVFLSALCRHSIGFCGLKYEVIFIFAGLFGGCLYFLAENIALQYTSASNASLLVAINPFFTGLLFAIFYHKKMSRFFIFGFIFACVGIILVIFQGNFHIEIYPVGDFLCILAGLTWSIYTLFLEMIFKHFKAYSHIVILKKIFFYGLIWTLPVMCYENGIINGDFEAILHFSRYMDITNALNLLFLGVVASGLCYLTWNMSLKFLGSLKASVYIYAVPVVGVSAACILLGESISLYIIIGGILTLFGIFLSQK
- a CDS encoding ankyrin repeat domain-containing protein — protein: MTLTPQEEQKLEEFCAKAFDFARENDKESLEIMLNAGLNINLANHKGNTLLMLAAYHNNIEVVKMLLERGAKVDKKNDKNQTPLAGVCFKGYTDMAKLLLEYGADPDIDNGMGLTPMNCACMFRHKDIIPLLLKKSKKKLTLMQKISMFLMCVKDIRRDTF
- the galE gene encoding UDP-glucose 4-epimerase GalE produces the protein MAYLLFTGASGYIGSHTAYCFLKNTDYHLVIIDDLSTGFKENINYLQSCFPQRITFIKSNINDTKQMCSLFETYTFEAVIHFAASLIVGESVFKPIEYYTNNTLNTTNLIALCVEYGISKFIFSSTAAVYGEPPLELIPIDENAPLLPINPYGASKMMSERVLQDSALAYKHFEYVALRYFNVAGASMDNTPEGLKNHQGLGQRSKNATHLIKVACECACGKRESMGIFGVDYPTKDGTCVRDYIHIDDLATAHLEALHYLQRTKQSNIFNVGYSQGYSVREVIDIVKEVSSVDFKVIESARREGDAIALSAKNEKILSLTQWKPQFNNLRLIVKSAYEWEKSLR
- the msrB gene encoding peptide-methionine (R)-S-oxide reductase MsrB — its product is MKKLLVFLGFFALIAVVAYAVVGNKSKVNNKGEMPDNTDILEKVMDGHKEIYLAGGCFWGVEKYFDSIKGVVATDVGYANGRIANPSYEDVVYKNTNHAEAVHIVYDPTIVSLSFLLDMYYKVIDPTSVNKQGNDKGTQYRTGIYFVDSDDEAIAKKSLENLAQKYQGQKIAIELLPLKNYYKAEEYHQKYLDKNPNGYCHIGEDKFEYAKNARDTSLTGFAQNSQSTPLSSKSSIWQQSLEAQKTYTAPSDAVLKQNLSELQYCVTQQNATEPAFRNEYWNNHKKGIYVDITTGEPLFSSKDKFDSGSGWPSFTKPISGTNLKELADNSYGMSRIEVRSEGGNAHLGHLFDDGPREAGGLRYCINSASLKFIPKEDMEKQGYGHLLHLVD